A stretch of Imperialibacter roseus DNA encodes these proteins:
- a CDS encoding sensor histidine kinase, producing the protein MNFWSRYRELIASNLSKETVPEIKGVDYWRDKLFYVIVVYTLPVCMIAYIPAMAICYYLDQTAIAFYDSLAIVLIVLVTFSKRLSLRCRKLIYVFTLYLLSVSLLYYMGAYGPGLLYLLSTVIFVSLIYSSKLAYWCILINTVICLLFALGMQLQVMDSAMVTIYTPEAWLAVASNQVLLSILFAASIQMLTSGFTQTLEKESSLKENIKNEVIESARLVKELKIKNEEMEQFTYIASHDLQEPLNTILGITEVLKLPSARNAARDFEKGLDYISFSVERLKMLIKGLLDYSRIGRQLAFEEVRCEEVIRNVASDLRSAVSESGAKLIIDESVRDMDRVAVFPLDFNQLFQNLISNAIKFRSPTVKPVIEVSVKERSDFYEFLIKDNGIGIDKDNLDKIFIIFKRAHSDTAYQGTGIGLAFCKKIVELHGGKIWVESKAGSGSSFYFTISRHLAK; encoded by the coding sequence ATGAATTTTTGGTCAAGATATAGGGAGCTGATAGCGTCAAACCTGTCAAAGGAAACTGTCCCCGAAATAAAAGGAGTAGATTACTGGCGTGACAAGCTGTTTTACGTCATAGTTGTTTACACGTTGCCTGTGTGCATGATTGCCTATATTCCCGCAATGGCAATATGCTATTACCTTGATCAAACTGCGATAGCGTTTTACGATAGCCTGGCGATAGTGTTGATAGTGTTGGTTACCTTCTCAAAAAGACTAAGCCTGCGTTGTCGAAAGCTTATATATGTATTCACGCTATACTTGTTGTCTGTGAGCTTGTTGTATTACATGGGAGCTTACGGCCCTGGTCTTTTGTATCTCCTGTCCACGGTCATCTTCGTCAGTCTTATCTACTCCAGCAAATTGGCCTACTGGTGTATTCTTATCAATACAGTTATTTGCCTGTTGTTCGCTCTGGGTATGCAACTGCAAGTGATGGACTCGGCCATGGTTACCATTTACACACCTGAGGCCTGGCTGGCAGTAGCCTCAAATCAGGTGTTGTTAAGTATTTTGTTTGCAGCGTCCATACAGATGCTAACTTCCGGGTTTACTCAAACGCTGGAGAAGGAAAGCTCACTCAAAGAAAATATAAAGAATGAGGTTATTGAGTCTGCCAGGCTTGTTAAAGAGTTAAAAATAAAAAATGAGGAGATGGAGCAGTTTACCTATATAGCTTCACACGATCTTCAAGAGCCGCTTAATACTATTCTGGGAATCACCGAGGTACTGAAGCTTCCGAGCGCAAGGAACGCAGCCAGAGATTTCGAAAAAGGCCTGGATTACATTTCTTTTTCCGTCGAACGATTGAAGATGTTAATTAAAGGTCTTTTAGACTATTCCCGCATTGGCAGGCAATTGGCATTTGAAGAAGTTAGATGCGAAGAAGTGATAAGAAATGTTGCCAGCGATTTGCGCTCAGCCGTTTCGGAAAGTGGTGCAAAACTTATAATTGATGAATCGGTCAGGGATATGGACCGTGTAGCTGTTTTTCCGCTGGATTTCAATCAGTTGTTTCAAAACCTGATCAGCAATGCCATTAAATTTAGGAGCCCGACCGTGAAACCAGTCATAGAAGTGTCAGTTAAAGAGCGAAGTGATTTTTATGAATTTTTAATCAAGGACAATGGCATTGGGATAGATAAGGATAACCTTGACAAGATATTCATCATTTTTAAAAGAGCGCATAGTGACACCGCTTATCAGGGCACTGGAATAGGATTAGCATTCTGCAAAAAGATAGTTGAACTCCATGGAGGAAAGATTTGGGTAGAGTCAAAGGCAGGCAGTGGAAGTAGTTTTTATTTCACTATCTCCAGGCACCTCGCAAAATAA
- a CDS encoding CHAT domain-containing protein, giving the protein MNKLLFHLFWFAFFLTPTLVLSQNCLEQLDSANYYSKTDRVRSLYFADQLISKLDSGLCQREVGYAEAYNNIGLIYLGFAEHNRAIRAIQNSLKEEVAQYDSLSPGLIKICLNLSVAYQNNSDYLAAESYLLWADSLVRKNYSEQSPIYLDATYKNGLFYMEVGQYEKSRSQFERALRLTSQYFSENDSIKGALLTEYGTLLRDMGDYEEGEVALNQAIEALKGKNEVMHLRALDRLAAIKLDQGEFSASENQLLSNLQLKKERYPSDSLLRIETLNSLAVLYFRINDLVTSEAYFEDLLHYAGSRIEISPYVTNNIGAIYSKKRDYRKAFVMFQESAAAMRELYGGVHPDYANVLSNLANVQKSLGDINSALNIYMRVLDLDKTIYGPENPRYATTLNNIALIYQAFGYVELSEKLLLQALKIRKEKLGEKHPMYAKSLNDLGVHFLNKGDTLQALEHFDEALKAEIHHMQSVFPVLTDQQRQLFFEDIKFNLERFASISFGKRYFETEWTEKVYNYYLNTKSVLFYAADKMRTTMLENPDPVVKNSFVKWREAKYMLAQSYLLSEHELTLRGINIASLEEQCNNLEKKMALLSSTFSSQSELSFYSWQDVEKNIADSAVLVEVIEFRNYSFKLGKLGAEQGFDDRSSYVVFILQGGSNQLKRIKLDGSEQLVDQYTFYKNSLRYGLEDASSYNVFWKKIDNELKTDRKVYYAPDGIYHKLNPAILYDSATEQYVSDKYKLVHITSGKDFIQGGKEAANKLNTAAIFGNPDFTTLTLTSPLNPLPEAEREADDVTDILQGGKWKVSDFYYLSATESNLKLNQDPGILHLATHGYFEEDSKRQSALLNSGVYLAKDKSTEDDGILTAYEAMNLKLDQTRLVVLSACETALGTVKNGEGVYGLQRAFLVAGASNLIISLVKVNDTATKNFMNMFYSEFVKEHSIEDSFFTARQRFKQQYPDPFTWGAFILVSKK; this is encoded by the coding sequence ATGAATAAACTACTTTTCCATCTTTTCTGGTTTGCATTTTTTTTAACTCCAACGCTGGTCCTTTCTCAAAATTGCCTGGAACAGTTGGATAGCGCTAACTACTACTCAAAAACAGATAGGGTCAGGTCTTTGTACTTTGCCGATCAACTCATCTCAAAGCTCGATTCGGGGCTTTGTCAGAGGGAGGTGGGGTACGCAGAGGCATACAATAATATTGGGCTTATATACCTGGGCTTTGCAGAACACAACAGAGCTATCAGAGCCATTCAAAATAGCTTGAAGGAAGAGGTAGCGCAATATGATAGCCTGAGTCCGGGGCTTATCAAAATTTGTTTGAACCTTTCGGTGGCTTATCAGAACAACAGCGACTACCTGGCAGCTGAATCGTATTTGCTTTGGGCCGATTCGCTTGTGCGAAAGAACTATTCCGAACAGAGCCCTATTTACCTCGACGCTACCTATAAAAATGGACTTTTCTATATGGAGGTAGGTCAGTATGAAAAGAGCCGAAGTCAGTTTGAGCGGGCACTTAGGTTGACCTCCCAGTATTTTTCAGAAAATGATTCCATAAAGGGAGCCTTGCTGACTGAGTATGGTACGCTGCTGAGGGACATGGGTGACTATGAGGAAGGCGAAGTTGCCCTGAACCAGGCGATAGAAGCCCTAAAGGGAAAGAATGAGGTTATGCATTTGCGGGCACTTGACAGGCTGGCGGCGATAAAACTTGATCAAGGAGAGTTTTCTGCCTCGGAAAACCAGCTGCTAAGTAATTTGCAATTGAAAAAGGAGCGCTATCCCTCAGACTCGCTGCTGAGAATAGAGACACTTAATAGCCTTGCTGTATTGTACTTTAGGATCAATGACCTGGTTACCTCAGAGGCATATTTTGAGGATTTGCTGCACTATGCAGGCAGTAGGATTGAAATATCGCCCTATGTGACCAACAACATTGGTGCTATCTATTCGAAGAAAAGAGACTACAGAAAGGCTTTCGTTATGTTTCAGGAGAGTGCTGCGGCTATGCGGGAGCTGTATGGGGGCGTTCACCCCGACTATGCTAATGTGCTGAGCAACCTGGCCAATGTACAGAAAAGCCTGGGAGACATCAATAGCGCCCTTAATATCTATATGAGGGTGCTTGATTTGGATAAAACCATTTATGGGCCGGAAAACCCCCGATATGCCACAACACTTAACAATATAGCACTGATTTATCAGGCGTTTGGGTATGTGGAGTTGTCGGAGAAGCTTTTGCTGCAAGCACTGAAGATCAGGAAGGAAAAGCTGGGAGAGAAACACCCGATGTATGCGAAGAGTCTCAACGACCTCGGCGTTCACTTTTTGAATAAAGGCGACACACTTCAGGCTCTCGAGCATTTCGACGAAGCACTGAAAGCAGAAATTCACCACATGCAATCGGTGTTTCCTGTACTCACCGATCAGCAAAGGCAGCTATTTTTTGAAGACATTAAGTTTAACCTGGAGCGGTTTGCGAGTATTTCCTTCGGGAAAAGATATTTTGAAACTGAGTGGACTGAAAAGGTTTATAACTACTATTTGAACACAAAATCAGTATTGTTTTATGCGGCCGACAAGATGCGCACTACCATGCTGGAAAATCCTGATCCGGTCGTCAAGAACAGCTTTGTTAAGTGGAGAGAAGCAAAGTACATGCTGGCTCAAAGCTATCTTCTCTCTGAACATGAACTGACTTTGAGAGGAATCAACATTGCAAGCCTGGAAGAGCAGTGCAACAACCTGGAAAAAAAGATGGCGCTCCTGTCATCTACATTCTCCTCTCAGAGTGAGCTCTCTTTCTACAGCTGGCAGGATGTGGAGAAGAATATTGCCGATAGCGCTGTTTTAGTAGAGGTGATTGAGTTTAGGAACTACTCATTCAAGCTGGGTAAGTTGGGAGCCGAGCAGGGGTTTGATGACCGGAGCAGCTACGTGGTGTTCATTCTGCAGGGAGGCTCTAACCAGCTAAAAAGGATCAAGCTTGATGGCAGTGAGCAGCTGGTGGATCAATATACTTTCTATAAAAATTCCCTCAGATACGGCCTTGAAGATGCGTCTTCATATAATGTATTCTGGAAAAAAATTGACAATGAACTTAAAACAGACAGGAAGGTCTATTACGCTCCGGATGGCATCTATCACAAGTTAAACCCGGCCATATTGTATGATTCGGCTACAGAGCAATACGTGTCAGACAAATATAAGCTAGTGCACATCACCAGTGGCAAAGACTTTATTCAGGGAGGCAAGGAAGCCGCTAATAAGCTGAATACGGCGGCTATTTTTGGTAATCCTGACTTTACAACCCTGACTTTGACTTCACCACTCAACCCACTGCCAGAAGCGGAAAGGGAGGCTGATGATGTAACCGATATTCTACAGGGAGGAAAGTGGAAGGTTTCGGACTTCTATTATCTGAGTGCCACAGAGAGCAACCTTAAACTTAATCAGGATCCTGGCATACTTCACCTGGCAACTCATGGCTATTTTGAGGAAGACAGCAAGCGGCAAAGTGCGTTGCTCAACTCGGGCGTTTATCTGGCCAAAGATAAGAGTACCGAGGACGATGGAATTTTGACTGCCTATGAAGCAATGAACCTTAAGCTTGATCAAACCAGGCTTGTCGTCCTGTCGGCTTGCGAAACGGCACTTGGAACAGTTAAGAATGGAGAGGGTGTTTACGGCTTACAGCGGGCTTTTTTGGTGGCGGGGGCAAGCAATCTTATTATTTCTCTGGTAAAGGTGAACGACACCGCTACAAAAAACTTCATGAATATGTTTTATTCAGAATTTGTGAAAGAACATTCCATAGAAGACTCTTTTTTCACAGCAAGACAGCGTTTTAAACAACAATACCCGGATCCCTTTACATGGGGAGCCTTTATTCTTGTATCGAAGAAGTAA